From one Bacteroides eggerthii genomic stretch:
- a CDS encoding calcium-translocating P-type ATPase, PMCA-type, translating into MQQKKHYIGLTDAEVLESRKKYGVNILTPPEKEPLWKQFLEKFTDPLIIILMIAGVLSIGISFYEYFGLNEGFTVFFEPIGIFVAILLATGLAFYFELKADKEFAILNQVNDDELVEVIRNCNATQIPKKDVVVGDVVIINTGAEVPADGELLECVSLNVDESTLTGEPMCHKSVDEKDFDPDATYPTNHVLKGTKVMEGHGIFRVTAVGDKTENGKVFVAAQIDDSVKTPLNEQLDGLSDLITKLSYGFAALVVIGRLLIYFLGDNSMEWAHITAYVLQTLMIAVTLIVVAVPEGLPMAVTLSLAYSMRRMLKTNNLVRKMHACETMGATTVICTDKTGTLTQNQMSVEEAQFYGLANQALGTDETSRLIKEGIALNSTASLDLSNPDKPVVLGNPTEGALLLWLRNNGIDYRNLKEDANVVEELPFSTERKYMATVVDSAQLEGKKILYVKGAPEIIRSLCKQIDKNVNIADIDRQLTDYQNRAMRTLGFAYQVLNDSDMAIADGKVVADNLTFMGIVAIADPVRKDVPAAVQKCMAAGINVKIVTGDTPGTAKEIGRQIGLWTKKDSDSAIITGAEFEKLSDDELDKKVLGLKIIARARPLDKKRLVESLQRNNQVVAVTGDGTNDAPALKAAHVGLSMGDGTSVAKEASDITIIDNSFSSICRAVMWGRSLYQNIQRFLLFQLTVNVAACFIVLVGAFMGTESPLTVTQMLWVNLIMDTFGAMALASLPPSQSVMKDKPRDRKAFILTKPMMKDILGVGGFFFLLLVVFLYIFQHTEITQMTDLLHCKLGEANGLSPYEQTLLFSIFVWTHLWYMFNTRSFETGKSFFQLKMSKEFFTIVAIIFIGQIVIVEVLYDFFNCTPMKLIDWVIIVVLSSLVLWARELWHLLTKRG; encoded by the coding sequence ATGCAACAGAAAAAGCATTACATTGGCTTGACAGATGCAGAAGTCTTGGAGAGCCGTAAAAAGTATGGAGTAAACATCCTTACTCCACCAGAGAAAGAACCGTTATGGAAACAATTTTTGGAGAAGTTCACAGACCCACTTATCATCATCCTGATGATAGCGGGCGTTTTGTCCATTGGAATTTCATTTTACGAGTATTTCGGGCTCAATGAAGGTTTTACTGTGTTCTTTGAACCCATTGGCATTTTTGTGGCAATTTTACTTGCTACCGGGTTGGCTTTCTATTTTGAATTAAAGGCGGATAAGGAGTTTGCCATATTAAACCAAGTGAATGATGACGAACTGGTTGAAGTCATACGAAACTGCAATGCAACTCAAATTCCCAAGAAAGATGTGGTTGTTGGGGATGTTGTCATCATTAATACTGGTGCAGAAGTTCCTGCAGATGGTGAACTGCTGGAATGTGTCAGTCTGAATGTAGATGAATCCACGCTTACGGGAGAACCGATGTGCCATAAGAGCGTTGACGAAAAGGATTTTGACCCAGATGCGACATATCCTACCAATCACGTTCTTAAAGGAACTAAGGTGATGGAGGGGCATGGTATATTCCGTGTGACTGCGGTCGGGGATAAAACAGAAAACGGCAAGGTTTTCGTAGCCGCGCAAATTGATGACAGTGTAAAGACACCACTCAACGAACAATTGGATGGGTTAAGTGACCTGATAACCAAATTAAGCTATGGATTTGCTGCATTAGTAGTTATCGGTCGTTTGTTGATTTACTTTTTGGGAGACAATTCAATGGAATGGGCACATATTACGGCATATGTACTCCAGACGTTAATGATAGCCGTCACTCTAATTGTCGTTGCTGTGCCCGAAGGATTGCCTATGGCTGTAACCTTGAGCCTTGCATATAGTATGCGTAGGATGTTGAAAACTAACAATCTTGTACGCAAGATGCACGCATGTGAAACGATGGGAGCCACAACTGTAATTTGCACGGATAAAACCGGAACACTGACCCAAAATCAGATGAGCGTTGAGGAAGCTCAATTCTACGGTTTGGCTAATCAGGCATTGGGGACAGATGAAACAAGCCGTTTAATAAAAGAGGGCATTGCGCTTAATTCTACGGCATCATTGGATTTAAGTAATCCTGACAAGCCTGTGGTATTGGGCAATCCCACAGAGGGGGCATTGCTTTTATGGCTTAGAAATAATGGCATTGATTACCGCAATCTGAAAGAAGATGCCAATGTAGTGGAAGAATTGCCTTTCTCGACGGAAAGGAAATATATGGCGACAGTTGTTGACTCTGCCCAACTGGAAGGAAAGAAAATCCTCTATGTTAAAGGTGCTCCCGAAATAATCCGCTCCCTTTGCAAGCAAATCGACAAGAATGTGAATATTGCCGATATTGACAGACAACTGACGGACTATCAAAATCGTGCAATGCGTACTTTAGGTTTTGCATACCAAGTATTGAATGACAGTGATATGGCTATCGCAGACGGTAAAGTGGTTGCTGATAACCTTACTTTCATGGGGATTGTTGCCATTGCCGACCCTGTCCGTAAAGATGTTCCAGCAGCCGTGCAAAAGTGTATGGCCGCAGGCATTAATGTAAAAATCGTAACAGGAGATACTCCCGGAACAGCCAAAGAAATAGGGCGGCAAATCGGATTATGGACTAAAAAGGATAGTGACAGTGCAATAATAACAGGAGCGGAGTTTGAGAAACTTTCAGATGACGAACTTGATAAGAAAGTGCTTGGATTGAAGATTATCGCTCGTGCCCGTCCATTGGATAAGAAACGTCTGGTTGAATCCTTACAAAGAAACAATCAAGTGGTAGCAGTAACAGGTGACGGTACGAATGATGCTCCTGCACTCAAGGCGGCTCATGTGGGCTTGTCAATGGGTGACGGCACTTCCGTAGCCAAAGAAGCCTCGGACATTACCATTATAGATAATTCATTCAGCAGTATTTGTCGTGCAGTAATGTGGGGGCGTTCGCTTTATCAAAACATTCAGCGTTTTTTATTGTTCCAACTCACGGTCAATGTGGCTGCATGTTTTATCGTGTTGGTGGGTGCATTCATGGGAACAGAATCTCCGTTGACCGTGACGCAAATGCTGTGGGTGAACTTGATAATGGATACATTCGGTGCTATGGCTCTTGCCTCATTACCACCTTCACAATCTGTAATGAAAGACAAACCTCGTGACCGTAAAGCCTTCATCCTTACCAAACCTATGATGAAAGACATTCTCGGTGTTGGCGGATTTTTCTTCTTGCTGCTTGTTGTGTTCCTTTATATATTCCAGCACACTGAAATCACGCAAATGACAGACCTGTTGCATTGCAAGCTCGGTGAAGCCAATGGATTGTCACCATACGAACAGACTCTATTGTTTTCAATTTTTGTGTGGACGCACCTTTGGTATATGTTCAATACCCGTTCATTTGAAACAGGAAAAAGTTTCTTCCAACTTAAGATGAGCAAAGAGTTCTTTACTATTGTCGCTATTATTTTCATTGGGCAGATAGTGATAGTTGAAGTCCTTTATGATTTCTTTAACTGTACTCCAATGAAACTTATAGACTGGGTGATAATAGTGGTTCTTTCCTCACTGGTTCTTTGGGCAAGAGAGTTATGGCACTTACTAACCAAAAGGGGATAA